Proteins found in one Planctomycetes bacterium MalM25 genomic segment:
- the recG gene encoding ATP-dependent DNA helicase RecG: MDPALGTPIAQLPRPQRRQVEALARKGLRTVADLLFLFPRDYEDFRDRRPIAELEEELPQTVVGEVIDVESRGTGFGKHRLGVVVQDESDALRANWFNQAFLARKFAIGKRVQLSGKPKRGGLRWEMTHPRITWLTDDPEEDPADEGLSPVYPLTEGVPQHAMRRLVAAAVDGYADLPDEVFNGELLARHGLMPIADALRAVHRPKDEEQRDAGIRRFVFQELFVLQLALAARRHQQRVAFSAPEITIDTRLDARIQRLLPFELTPGQQAAIDDVANDLGSDVPMNRLLQGDVGSGKTVVALYAMLATVACEWQAVLLAPTEVLARQHADTLSGMLQASRVRSRLLVGGMPESEKAAVRAGLKSGDVDLAIGTHALLQEKVQFDKLGLAVIDEQHKFGVRQRAMLREGDHSPHYLVMTATPIPRTLSMTQFGDLDVSSITDMPPGRAPVKTYLVEPAEEAKWWEHVREALKSGRQAYVVAPLVGDSEAIDAASVERAFAELTHGELAGHRLGLMHGRLTPAEKDEVMERFRSGATQVLVSTTVIEVGVDVPNATVMVIASPQHFGLSQLHQLRGRVGRGRHPGVCGLLLPHELSDAALHRLQAFEQTTNGFELAEIDFKLRGPGDLFGDRQTGLPPLRIADLVRDREVLEEARTAAAELFSADPGLKAEENKLLRRQMLRRYGASLELGDVG; this comes from the coding sequence ATGGACCCCGCCCTCGGCACGCCGATCGCTCAACTCCCCCGCCCGCAGCGGCGGCAGGTGGAGGCGCTCGCGCGCAAGGGGCTCCGGACGGTCGCCGACCTGCTCTTCCTCTTCCCGCGGGACTACGAGGACTTCCGCGACCGACGGCCGATCGCCGAACTCGAGGAGGAGCTGCCGCAGACCGTCGTCGGCGAGGTGATCGACGTTGAGTCGCGTGGCACCGGGTTCGGCAAGCACCGGCTGGGCGTCGTCGTGCAGGACGAGTCGGACGCGCTGCGGGCCAACTGGTTCAACCAGGCGTTCCTCGCCCGCAAGTTCGCCATCGGCAAGCGGGTGCAGCTCTCGGGCAAGCCGAAGCGGGGGGGGCTGCGGTGGGAGATGACGCACCCGCGGATCACCTGGCTGACCGACGACCCCGAGGAGGACCCCGCCGACGAGGGCCTCTCGCCCGTCTACCCGCTCACCGAGGGGGTGCCGCAGCACGCTATGCGGCGGCTGGTCGCCGCGGCGGTCGATGGCTACGCCGACCTGCCGGACGAGGTCTTCAACGGCGAGCTGCTCGCGCGACACGGCCTGATGCCGATCGCCGACGCCCTCCGCGCCGTGCACCGTCCAAAAGACGAAGAGCAGCGCGACGCCGGCATCCGCCGGTTCGTCTTCCAAGAGCTGTTCGTGCTGCAACTCGCGCTCGCCGCCCGCCGGCACCAGCAGCGGGTGGCGTTCAGCGCGCCGGAGATCACGATCGACACGCGACTCGACGCCCGCATCCAACGGCTCTTGCCGTTCGAGCTCACGCCCGGCCAGCAGGCGGCGATCGACGACGTGGCGAACGACCTCGGCTCAGACGTGCCGATGAACCGCCTCCTGCAGGGCGACGTCGGCAGCGGCAAGACGGTGGTCGCCCTCTACGCGATGCTCGCCACGGTCGCCTGCGAGTGGCAGGCGGTGCTGCTCGCGCCGACCGAAGTGCTCGCCCGCCAGCACGCCGACACGCTCTCCGGCATGCTGCAAGCGAGCCGCGTCCGCTCACGCCTGCTGGTCGGCGGCATGCCCGAGTCGGAGAAGGCCGCCGTCCGCGCGGGGCTCAAGTCGGGCGACGTCGATCTCGCGATCGGCACCCACGCCCTGCTGCAGGAGAAGGTTCAGTTCGATAAGCTCGGCCTCGCCGTCATCGACGAGCAGCACAAGTTCGGCGTCCGACAGCGGGCGATGCTCCGCGAGGGGGACCACTCGCCGCACTACCTCGTCATGACCGCGACGCCGATCCCGCGGACGCTCAGCATGACGCAGTTCGGCGATCTCGACGTCTCGAGCATCACCGACATGCCCCCCGGCCGCGCCCCGGTGAAGACCTACCTGGTCGAGCCCGCCGAGGAGGCCAAGTGGTGGGAGCACGTCCGCGAGGCGCTCAAGAGCGGCCGGCAGGCGTACGTCGTCGCGCCGCTGGTGGGCGACTCCGAAGCGATCGACGCGGCGAGCGTCGAACGCGCCTTCGCAGAGCTCACGCACGGGGAGCTGGCCGGCCACCGGCTCGGGCTCATGCACGGCCGCCTCACGCCGGCGGAGAAGGACGAGGTCATGGAGCGGTTCCGCTCGGGAGCGACCCAGGTCCTGGTGAGCACGACCGTCATCGAAGTGGGTGTCGACGTGCCGAACGCCACCGTGATGGTCATCGCCTCGCCGCAGCACTTCGGCCTCAGCCAGCTGCACCAGCTCCGCGGGCGCGTCGGCCGCGGCCGGCACCCGGGCGTGTGCGGGTTGCTGCTGCCACACGAACTGTCCGACGCCGCGCTGCACCGGCTGCAGGCGTTCGAACAGACGACCAACGGCTTCGAGCTGGCCGAAATCGACTTCAAACTGCGCGGCCCCGGCGACCTGTTCGGCGACCGCCAAACGGGCCTGCCGCCGCTGCGGATCGCCGACTTGGTGCGCGACCGCGAGGTCTTAGAAGAGGCCCGCACCGCCGCCGCGGAGCTGTTTTCTGCTGATCCGGGCCTGAAGGCCGAGGAGAACAAGCTGCTCAGGCGGCAGATGCTGCGGCGCTACGGGGCGTCGCTGGAGCTTGGGGACGTGGGGTGA
- the rnhA_1 gene encoding Ribonuclease H has product MSVLLYTDGGCSGNPGPGGWAFLLIHPATDKRLEGSGGEPETTNNRMELRAVVEGLSTLKRPTEVELFTDSVYVGKGMSEWMAGWKRNGWKRKEKGKLKDVKNVDLWKQLDELAGQHTVKYTRVAGHSGHPENDRVDELAVAAYQQFL; this is encoded by the coding sequence GTGTCCGTACTGCTCTACACCGACGGCGGCTGCAGCGGGAACCCCGGCCCGGGCGGCTGGGCTTTCCTGCTGATCCACCCCGCGACCGACAAACGCCTCGAAGGCTCGGGAGGCGAGCCGGAGACGACCAACAACCGGATGGAGCTCCGCGCCGTCGTCGAGGGGCTCTCGACGCTCAAGCGACCGACCGAGGTCGAACTGTTCACCGACAGCGTCTACGTCGGCAAGGGCATGAGCGAGTGGATGGCCGGCTGGAAGCGGAACGGGTGGAAGCGGAAGGAGAAGGGCAAGCTCAAGGACGTGAAGAACGTCGACCTCTGGAAGCAGCTCGACGAGCTCGCCGGCCAGCACACGGTCAAGTACACCCGAGTCGCCGGCCACAGCGGCCACCCCGAGAACGACCGCGTCGACGAGCTCGCCGTGGCCGCTTATCAGCAGTTCTTGTGA
- the carA gene encoding Carbamoyl-phosphate synthase small chain produces the protein MPAPRPAKLALEDGAVYAGHAIGADGEVDGEVCFNTSMTGYQEVLTDPSYRGQIVTMTYPQIGNYGVTAEDAESPGPQAAGFVVRESSRVASNFRSELTFSDYLKSHGVVAIDGVDTRALVRRLRSAGAMRGVLSTIDLDDASLVSKAKASPGLVGRDLVREVTPNEPAVWSEALNRWTNLDGSQTEAAGDGPHIVALDFGMKWNIPRHFAGRGCRVTVVPGDTPSADILAREPDGVFLSNGPGDPEPVDYAIKTVRELLGQKPIFGICLGHQLLSLACGAKTFKMKFGHRGSNHPVQDLTTEKVEITSQNHGFAVDPESLPADLEVTHRSLNDGSVEGVSHKSEPAFSVQYHPEASAGPHDSHYLFERFLDGLKG, from the coding sequence ATGCCCGCCCCGCGACCCGCGAAACTCGCCCTGGAAGATGGCGCCGTCTACGCCGGCCACGCCATCGGCGCCGATGGAGAAGTGGACGGCGAGGTCTGCTTCAACACCTCGATGACCGGATACCAGGAGGTCCTGACCGACCCGAGCTACCGCGGGCAGATCGTCACGATGACCTACCCGCAGATCGGCAACTACGGCGTCACCGCCGAAGACGCCGAGAGCCCCGGCCCGCAGGCCGCCGGCTTTGTGGTGCGAGAGAGCAGCCGGGTCGCGAGCAACTTCCGCAGCGAGCTCACCTTCAGCGACTACCTGAAGAGCCACGGCGTGGTGGCGATCGACGGTGTCGACACCCGCGCGCTCGTCCGCCGGCTCCGCTCGGCGGGCGCCATGCGGGGCGTGCTGTCGACGATCGACCTGGACGACGCGAGCCTCGTCTCCAAGGCGAAGGCGAGCCCCGGCCTCGTCGGCCGCGATCTCGTGCGCGAGGTCACGCCGAACGAGCCCGCCGTGTGGAGCGAGGCGCTCAACCGCTGGACGAACCTCGACGGCTCGCAGACCGAAGCGGCGGGCGACGGGCCGCACATCGTGGCGCTCGACTTCGGCATGAAGTGGAACATCCCGCGGCACTTCGCGGGGCGCGGCTGCCGCGTGACCGTCGTGCCGGGCGACACCCCGTCGGCCGACATCCTGGCGCGCGAGCCGGATGGCGTCTTCCTGTCGAACGGCCCGGGCGACCCGGAGCCGGTCGACTACGCGATCAAGACCGTCCGCGAGCTGCTCGGCCAGAAGCCGATCTTCGGCATCTGCCTCGGCCACCAGCTCCTGTCGCTCGCCTGCGGCGCGAAGACTTTCAAGATGAAGTTCGGCCACCGCGGCTCGAACCACCCGGTGCAGGATCTCACGACCGAGAAGGTCGAGATCACCAGCCAGAACCACGGCTTCGCGGTCGACCCCGAGTCGCTCCCCGCCGACCTAGAAGTCACACACCGCAGCCTGAACGACGGTTCGGTCGAGGGCGTTAGCCACAAGTCGGAGCCCGCGTTCAGCGTGCAGTACCACCCGGAAGCCTCCGCGGGCCCGCACGACAGCCACTACCTGTTCGAGCGGTTCCTCGACGGCCTGAAGGGTTAG
- a CDS encoding ABC-2 family transporter protein encodes MNARIWGVIAGAISGGCLLLAVISPTSAPYLSNLIGAALLAPVLWWLSFIGLPAAIRQDPAAWANLLWKEWREHRWKLAALTAIYLTTYAICLYTTEGEGPFENAFMVLMFVTPLAALFIGMGLAGKERGDGTAGFLRVQPVTLRYAAIAKLVLGMLTLITPVLLTLALAMLLSGLGLFDSTSDDYPFDHWNLYGPTRPQVALFLLPAAACGSLLIWFAVLGMNQSSELRAGVVALVAVIALWVVSGSIIQATRPRPHDYQLQPYSAYEQAYRPHRFIRLTIAPALPGGIAAYALDATHQRQDRTALMWSALSVFAGMHGLLIWRWVTGYGKNVNAAKQRVHESTATATSQWLGPPSPSPLQAILWKQVRECLPIIGGVIALAAAYVIILDDQWDLKIKVWAVLWVTSVSGFLAALLVGVASFQDDLSSGLSGFWRSRPIDPDLWFWTKYSCGFSLLAIVFGTVYMLSQVLYPYVLTEDWISAPQAVLAFWTVYSSAVCVACLVRNVIYAGILSFAVAAYTTWLALVPYNGEQLPVAVQVLILTSVSVGLTLLAWQAMRRDWALRLA; translated from the coding sequence ATGAACGCCAGGATCTGGGGAGTCATCGCCGGAGCCATCTCCGGCGGGTGCCTCCTGCTCGCCGTGATCAGTCCGACTTCGGCTCCTTACCTGAGCAATCTCATCGGGGCCGCGCTCCTCGCGCCGGTCCTCTGGTGGCTGAGCTTCATCGGCTTGCCGGCGGCGATTCGCCAGGACCCCGCTGCGTGGGCCAACCTGCTCTGGAAGGAGTGGCGCGAGCACCGCTGGAAGCTGGCAGCGTTGACGGCGATCTACCTAACCACCTACGCGATCTGCCTGTACACGACCGAAGGCGAAGGGCCGTTCGAGAACGCGTTCATGGTCTTAATGTTCGTCACGCCCTTGGCGGCGTTATTCATCGGCATGGGTTTGGCCGGCAAAGAACGGGGCGACGGTACGGCGGGCTTCCTGCGTGTTCAGCCAGTCACGCTGCGCTACGCCGCGATCGCGAAACTGGTGCTTGGGATGCTAACCCTGATCACCCCGGTGCTGCTGACACTCGCCTTGGCGATGCTGCTCAGCGGTCTGGGGCTATTTGACAGCACCTCCGACGACTACCCGTTCGATCACTGGAACCTGTACGGACCGACGCGTCCGCAGGTGGCTTTATTCCTCCTCCCGGCAGCCGCATGTGGCAGCTTGTTGATCTGGTTCGCCGTTCTGGGCATGAACCAATCGAGCGAGCTAAGAGCCGGCGTGGTCGCTCTCGTGGCGGTCATCGCCCTGTGGGTTGTTTCGGGATCTATTATACAAGCCACGAGGCCTAGACCGCATGACTACCAGCTTCAGCCTTATTCGGCGTACGAGCAGGCGTATCGACCGCATCGCTTCATCCGGCTCACAATAGCGCCGGCGTTGCCGGGCGGAATCGCCGCCTACGCTTTGGACGCAACCCATCAACGCCAAGACCGGACCGCCCTGATGTGGTCCGCCCTCTCCGTTTTCGCCGGGATGCACGGCCTGCTCATCTGGCGGTGGGTCACCGGCTACGGCAAGAATGTCAACGCCGCCAAGCAACGCGTCCATGAGAGTACGGCTACTGCGACATCTCAGTGGCTCGGCCCACCATCCCCTTCTCCACTGCAAGCCATCCTGTGGAAACAGGTGCGTGAATGCCTGCCGATCATCGGCGGAGTCATCGCATTGGCTGCCGCGTACGTAATCATTCTGGATGATCAGTGGGACCTAAAGATCAAGGTTTGGGCTGTTCTATGGGTCACTTCAGTATCGGGCTTCCTGGCCGCCCTGCTGGTCGGTGTCGCCAGCTTCCAGGACGACCTCAGCTCCGGGCTGAGCGGCTTCTGGCGATCGCGGCCGATCGATCCCGACTTGTGGTTCTGGACAAAGTATTCATGTGGATTCAGTCTCTTGGCGATCGTCTTTGGCACGGTGTACATGCTTTCGCAGGTGTTGTACCCGTACGTGTTGACAGAAGACTGGATCAGCGCGCCCCAGGCAGTCCTCGCCTTCTGGACGGTCTACTCCTCCGCGGTCTGCGTCGCTTGTCTGGTGCGCAACGTGATCTACGCCGGCATCCTTTCGTTCGCCGTGGCGGCGTACACGACCTGGCTCGCCCTGGTTCCCTACAACGGCGAGCAGCTCCCCGTGGCGGTCCAAGTGCTCATCCTGACGAGCGTGAGCGTCGGCCTGACCCTCCTGGCGTGGCAGGCGATGCGGCGTGACTGGGCGCTACGCTTAGCGTGA
- the yxlF_1 gene encoding putative ABC transporter ATP-binding protein YxlF: MTQPAIETIGVAKSFGKKLVVRDVSLKVEPGQTYAFLGRNGEGKTTTIRMLLGLLKPDEGSIQVAGCDPATDPLTLRDRVGYLAEDQTMYGWMTVDEIVRFVAPFYSRWDHDLARRYLDEFDLPLRTKIKHLSKGQTVRLGLVLALAHRPEVVILDDPALGLDPIMRKQFNRDLITHLQGEGRAVFYSSHLLHEVEPVADQVAILHGGRIVRQGETEELRADVKQLFIRPERLPIVSRYGTVLDIRPDGDELAVTQTAADLAADALAREGVPFNVVELNLDEIFEAYVAGQPELPREQPAPAEETAA, encoded by the coding sequence ATGACGCAACCCGCGATCGAAACCATCGGCGTCGCCAAATCGTTCGGCAAGAAGCTCGTCGTGCGCGACGTTTCCTTGAAGGTCGAGCCGGGCCAGACGTACGCCTTCCTCGGACGCAATGGCGAGGGGAAGACGACCACCATCCGCATGCTGCTCGGACTACTGAAACCCGACGAGGGATCCATCCAAGTCGCCGGCTGCGACCCGGCGACCGACCCGCTGACACTGCGGGACCGCGTCGGCTACCTCGCTGAGGACCAGACCATGTACGGCTGGATGACGGTCGATGAGATCGTCCGCTTCGTCGCGCCGTTCTACTCCCGATGGGATCACGACCTCGCGCGGCGGTACCTCGACGAGTTCGACCTGCCGCTGCGGACGAAGATCAAGCACCTGTCGAAGGGGCAGACGGTGCGTCTCGGCCTGGTGCTCGCCCTCGCGCACCGGCCGGAGGTGGTGATCCTCGACGACCCGGCGCTCGGGCTCGACCCGATCATGCGCAAGCAGTTCAACCGCGACCTGATCACGCACTTGCAAGGGGAGGGCAGAGCGGTCTTCTACAGTTCGCACCTGCTCCACGAGGTCGAGCCGGTCGCCGACCAGGTCGCCATCCTGCACGGCGGGCGGATCGTGCGGCAGGGGGAGACCGAGGAGCTGCGGGCCGACGTGAAGCAGCTCTTCATCCGCCCCGAGCGGCTGCCGATCGTCAGCCGCTACGGCACGGTGCTCGACATCCGCCCCGACGGCGACGAGCTGGCCGTCACCCAGACCGCCGCCGACCTCGCGGCCGACGCCCTGGCGCGCGAAGGCGTGCCGTTCAACGTCGTCGAGCTGAACCTCGACGAGATCTTCGAGGCGTACGTCGCGGGCCAGCCCGAGCTGCCCCGTGAACAACCCGCCCCCGCCGAGGAGACCGCCGCATGA
- the ytrA gene encoding HTH-type transcriptional repressor YtrA: MLLRIEKGSSVPISRQIAEQVASLCAAGKLKPGDRLPSVRELARELAVNQNTVLRVYERLTGEGLLERRHGQGTFVAPTAGRRAAASHRVRLVEELRQLGRQALGLGLSPPEVHELLAEALEQLGAEAKEETAP; this comes from the coding sequence ATGCTCCTCCGCATCGAGAAAGGCTCTTCGGTCCCCATCTCTCGGCAGATCGCCGAGCAGGTGGCCTCCCTCTGCGCCGCCGGCAAGCTCAAGCCGGGCGATCGGCTGCCGAGCGTCCGCGAACTCGCCCGCGAGCTGGCGGTCAATCAGAACACCGTGCTGCGGGTCTACGAGCGCCTCACCGGCGAGGGGCTGCTCGAACGCCGGCACGGGCAGGGGACCTTCGTCGCCCCCACCGCCGGCCGCCGGGCGGCGGCGAGCCACCGGGTCCGCCTGGTCGAGGAGCTGCGCCAACTCGGCCGCCAGGCGCTCGGCCTGGGGCTCTCGCCCCCCGAGGTCCACGAACTGCTCGCCGAGGCGCTCGAGCAGCTCGGCGCCGAGGCGAAGGAGGAGACAGCGCCATGA
- a CDS encoding Fatty acid hydroxylase superfamily protein — protein MSLDANEPGPRAFGTGWISGTLSVVLAAIGLGAVLCFHFPAHLTIPDVRPHYPEAVIRGLLHVVLVTAFLLGYTSVMLRQNKTLGLVGMAIVLVAALLGGSQVPIDGEMNSDVYLGLDYVLLILILYSAIFVPLEKLFGRLQQDVFRKGWRVDLTYFFVSTLLVQLTTYLTLQPAIVLFGWATFPEVQSFIRSQPYWLQFLEIMLLADLVQYWVHRMFHEIPWLWKFHAVHHSAEVMDWMAGNRLHLVDLAITRSLIYVPSFILGFDDAPMVAYIVFVSLHSVFIHSNLRFKFGPLRWVFATPQFHHWHHTAEAEGIDKNYAVHLPVLDLIFGTFHLPGARWPTIYGVRNNDVPESYLAQWVYPFRRKKPVETDSGDSE, from the coding sequence ATGTCTTTGGATGCGAACGAACCCGGTCCGCGTGCGTTCGGAACGGGGTGGATCAGCGGGACGCTCTCGGTCGTCCTCGCGGCGATCGGCCTGGGCGCCGTGCTCTGCTTCCACTTCCCGGCCCACCTGACGATCCCGGATGTCCGTCCGCACTACCCGGAAGCGGTGATCCGTGGGCTCCTGCACGTTGTGCTCGTGACCGCGTTCTTGCTCGGCTACACGAGCGTCATGCTCCGTCAGAACAAAACGCTCGGCTTGGTCGGCATGGCGATCGTCCTGGTCGCTGCCCTGCTTGGCGGGTCGCAAGTGCCGATCGACGGCGAGATGAACTCCGATGTCTATCTCGGTCTCGACTACGTGCTGCTGATCTTAATCCTCTACTCGGCCATCTTCGTGCCGCTTGAGAAGCTCTTCGGCAGGTTGCAGCAGGACGTCTTCCGCAAAGGCTGGCGCGTCGACCTGACCTACTTCTTCGTGAGCACGCTCCTGGTGCAACTCACCACCTACCTCACCCTCCAGCCGGCGATCGTGCTGTTCGGCTGGGCGACCTTCCCCGAGGTGCAAAGCTTCATAAGGAGCCAGCCCTACTGGCTCCAGTTCTTGGAAATCATGCTGCTGGCCGACCTCGTCCAGTACTGGGTCCACCGCATGTTCCACGAGATCCCTTGGCTGTGGAAGTTCCACGCCGTGCATCATTCGGCGGAGGTGATGGACTGGATGGCGGGCAATCGCTTGCATCTCGTTGACTTGGCGATCACCCGCAGCTTGATCTACGTCCCCTCGTTCATCCTGGGCTTCGACGACGCCCCGATGGTCGCGTACATCGTCTTCGTCTCGCTGCACTCGGTCTTCATCCACTCGAACCTCCGCTTCAAGTTCGGTCCACTGCGATGGGTCTTCGCGACCCCACAGTTCCACCACTGGCACCACACGGCCGAGGCTGAAGGCATCGATAAGAACTACGCGGTCCACCTGCCGGTGCTCGACCTGATCTTCGGCACCTTCCACCTGCCCGGCGCCCGCTGGCCGACGATCTATGGCGTCCGCAACAACGATGTGCCCGAGAGCTACCTGGCTCAATGGGTCTATCCCTTTCGCAGGAAGAAACCAGTTGAGACCGACTCGGGGGATTCGGAATGA
- the alaC gene encoding Glutamate-pyruvate aminotransferase AlaC has translation MPEDPSAPPFEIRVADRVTRLPPYLFGRINKMIYDKRVAGDDVIELGMGNPSDPPEEAVIEKLVEAARNPGNHRYSKSNGIANLRREVASKYFKRFGVRLDPESEVITCLGSKEGFSHMCLAMMGPGDTAIVPTPYFPVHVYAVALASGNVIQLPVADSDKFLSAIAHTCETLYPKPKLLLLCYPHNPSSVVVEQPFYDEVVKLAKKYNLMVISDFAYADVAFDDYKPPSFLASPGAIDVGVEFTTMSKGYNMAGWRVGFCAGNRQMINALATIKGYYDYGMFQAIQIASIVALRDTQVAVEKQSEIYQGRRDALCDGLVRLGWEDARPKAGMFVWQPIPEPWRSRMSTMDFAMLLLEKGNVAVSPGSGFGPDGEGFLRMSLVENEERLRQAVRQIKQCLKEAEAEYARDPVASAT, from the coding sequence ATGCCCGAAGACCCGTCCGCCCCCCCGTTCGAGATCCGTGTGGCCGACCGCGTGACGCGGCTGCCGCCGTACTTGTTCGGCCGCATCAACAAGATGATCTACGACAAGCGCGTCGCGGGCGACGACGTGATCGAGCTCGGCATGGGCAACCCGAGCGACCCGCCCGAAGAAGCCGTCATCGAGAAGCTGGTCGAGGCGGCGCGCAACCCGGGCAACCACCGCTACAGCAAATCGAACGGCATCGCCAACCTCCGACGCGAGGTCGCCAGCAAGTACTTCAAGCGGTTCGGCGTGCGGCTCGACCCGGAGTCGGAGGTGATCACCTGCCTCGGCTCGAAGGAGGGCTTCAGCCACATGTGCCTGGCGATGATGGGCCCGGGCGACACGGCGATCGTGCCGACGCCTTACTTCCCCGTGCACGTGTACGCGGTGGCGCTCGCCAGCGGCAACGTGATCCAGCTGCCGGTGGCCGACAGCGATAAGTTCCTCTCGGCGATCGCCCACACGTGCGAGACGCTCTACCCGAAGCCGAAGCTCCTCCTGCTGTGCTACCCGCACAACCCGTCGAGCGTGGTCGTCGAGCAGCCGTTCTACGACGAGGTGGTGAAGCTCGCGAAGAAATACAACCTGATGGTCATCAGCGACTTCGCCTACGCGGACGTGGCGTTCGACGACTACAAGCCGCCCAGCTTCCTGGCGTCGCCGGGGGCGATCGACGTGGGCGTTGAGTTCACGACCATGTCCAAGGGCTACAACATGGCGGGCTGGCGCGTCGGATTCTGCGCCGGCAACCGCCAGATGATCAACGCCCTGGCCACGATCAAGGGCTACTACGACTACGGCATGTTCCAGGCGATTCAGATCGCTTCGATCGTGGCGTTGCGTGACACCCAGGTCGCCGTCGAGAAGCAGTCGGAGATCTACCAGGGCCGACGCGACGCGCTGTGCGACGGACTCGTGCGGCTCGGCTGGGAGGACGCGCGGCCGAAGGCGGGCATGTTCGTCTGGCAGCCGATCCCCGAACCGTGGCGGTCGCGCATGAGCACGATGGACTTCGCCATGCTGCTGCTGGAGAAGGGGAACGTCGCCGTGAGCCCCGGCAGCGGCTTCGGCCCCGACGGCGAGGGCTTCTTGCGGATGAGCCTCGTGGAGAACGAGGAACGCCTCCGCCAAGCGGTGCGGCAGATCAAACAGTGCCTCAAAGAAGCCGAGGCGGAGTATGCGAGAGACCCGGTCGCGTCGGCGACCTGA
- a CDS encoding Rhomboid family protein — protein sequence MFFPYSTDAPDYHWPWATIGLIVANVLVPVGIILGVLPFDAETGDPWVLQYGEGLWPTQWFCSPFMHAGVFHLLGNMVALWTFGLVVEGKLGWRRYLPLYLLLAVGESAIEQTLMLGMSEGSSVGASSAIMGLLAIAAVWAPDNEFECFYWVAFVFGTVSVPILGVAVFYIGFDLLIAMLASEITGSFLHLLGVAIGFPLGVLMLRRGVVDCEGWDVFSRYGGAKKKTRVPGPDPEAEARRSAKAAKRDTGQLEAAGQQIDAFLADGAISAALKLHHKMSAVGDGLRLRPAQLTKLIAGLQAEQRWADLAPLMAELIERTPDSADRPRVQLAQVCVTKLDRPGRALDLLGEVDAKALTEKQLTAAKRIKSRAHEMQSEGLVELDDGGW from the coding sequence ATGTTTTTCCCCTATTCGACCGATGCGCCCGACTATCACTGGCCGTGGGCGACGATCGGGCTGATCGTGGCCAACGTGCTGGTCCCCGTGGGGATCATCCTCGGCGTGTTGCCCTTCGACGCGGAGACGGGCGATCCCTGGGTGCTGCAGTACGGTGAGGGCCTGTGGCCCACGCAGTGGTTCTGCTCCCCCTTCATGCATGCCGGCGTGTTCCACTTGCTGGGCAACATGGTGGCGCTGTGGACCTTCGGCCTCGTGGTCGAGGGCAAGCTCGGCTGGCGGCGCTATCTGCCGCTCTACCTGTTGCTGGCGGTGGGAGAATCCGCGATCGAACAGACCCTCATGCTCGGCATGAGCGAAGGGAGCTCGGTCGGCGCTTCCTCGGCCATCATGGGCCTCTTGGCGATCGCTGCGGTGTGGGCGCCCGACAACGAGTTCGAGTGCTTCTACTGGGTCGCCTTTGTGTTCGGCACCGTGTCGGTGCCGATCTTGGGCGTGGCAGTCTTCTACATCGGATTTGACCTGCTGATCGCGATGCTCGCCAGCGAGATCACGGGCAGCTTCCTCCACCTGCTAGGCGTCGCGATCGGCTTCCCGCTTGGCGTCTTGATGCTCCGGCGCGGCGTTGTCGATTGCGAAGGCTGGGACGTCTTCTCGCGTTATGGAGGCGCTAAAAAGAAAACGCGTGTACCCGGCCCAGATCCGGAGGCCGAGGCACGCCGCTCTGCCAAAGCGGCCAAGCGTGACACGGGCCAGCTCGAGGCGGCCGGTCAACAGATCGACGCCTTCCTCGCCGACGGCGCCATCTCCGCCGCGTTAAAGCTGCACCACAAGATGAGCGCCGTCGGCGATGGGCTGCGGCTCCGCCCGGCGCAGCTGACCAAGTTGATCGCCGGCCTCCAGGCGGAGCAGCGCTGGGCGGACTTGGCGCCGCTCATGGCCGAGTTGATCGAGCGGACGCCCGATTCGGCGGACAGGCCGCGGGTGCAGCTCGCTCAGGTCTGTGTGACGAAGCTCGATCGTCCGGGTCGGGCGCTCGACCTGCTCGGTGAGGTTGACGCGAAAGCCCTGACCGAGAAACAACTTACGGCGGCCAAGCGGATAAAATCCCGCGCCCATGAAATGCAATCGGAGGGCTTGGTCGAACTAGATGATGGGGGCTGGTGA